A stretch of the Sulfurimonas sp. HSL3-1 genome encodes the following:
- a CDS encoding M15 family metallopeptidase, producing MRSLLFSLLLFCLGAAAEAVPPDFVDLKAAVPSLRIEARYFGSNNFVGRPVDGYEAPRCYLTRPAAAALKQAEAALAPFGLGLKVFDAYRPQRAVDHFVRWAKDLDDTKMKAAYYPRVDKSVLFKAGYIAARSGHSRGSTVDLTLVDRESGQELDMGTGFDFFGPESWPDSMAVTAQQRANRLLLQRIMTRAGFRPLREEWWHFTLESEPYPDRYFDFPVR from the coding sequence ATGCGTTCACTCCTTTTCTCCCTGCTGCTGTTTTGCCTCGGTGCCGCCGCCGAAGCGGTACCGCCCGACTTCGTCGATCTCAAAGCAGCCGTTCCCTCCCTCCGCATCGAGGCGCGCTATTTCGGCAGCAACAACTTTGTCGGTCGGCCCGTTGACGGCTACGAAGCGCCGCGCTGCTACCTGACACGTCCGGCGGCGGCGGCGTTGAAGCAGGCGGAAGCCGCCCTCGCGCCCTTCGGACTCGGCCTCAAGGTCTTCGATGCCTACCGTCCCCAGCGCGCCGTCGATCATTTCGTACGCTGGGCGAAGGATCTCGACGATACGAAGATGAAGGCTGCCTACTACCCCCGTGTCGACAAAAGCGTGCTCTTCAAAGCGGGGTATATTGCGGCGCGGTCGGGGCACTCGCGCGGCAGCACGGTCGACCTGACACTGGTCGACCGGGAAAGCGGTCAGGAGCTGGACATGGGAACGGGCTTCGATTTCTTCGGACCCGAGTCGTGGCCCGACAGTATGGCGGTCACGGCGCAGCAGCGCGCGAACCGTCTGCTGTTGCAGCGCATCATGACGCGCGCCGGTTTCCGGCCGTTGCGGGAGGAGTGGTGGCACTTTACGCTGGAAAGCGAGCCCTATCCCGACCGCTATTTCGATTTCCCCGTCCGTTGA
- a CDS encoding radical SAM protein, giving the protein MIASVILKLTETCNLDCTYCYMFNSEDKTYTRVPKFMPLETGLKALDRIADYLGEHPERRIRLVLHGGEPSLWPEASMTPFLAAAGALRRETKRLGIGLQTNLYDYDAALLKRIAAAGGSIGVSLDGPAAYNDRRRVTKGGGGSYARVAENLKRLESDGLLPFFGGVLSVADPDIPPADYLAWIKTLPKKRVSVLWPIHYNYDAPPNRDYGAWYAELFRLWAEADDPSIDIRIFRDAIKRMLGSSHHGDGVGGERLNSVIVNSDGQYERHDYLRYFADGAVRTDFNVREHGLETAAQDPVIRRCADLRETLPPECVACGHYEVCGGGFVANRLGGEGVDFSRKSVMCGDHQRFFDTVRSYLG; this is encoded by the coding sequence ATGATCGCTTCCGTAATTCTAAAACTGACCGAAACGTGCAATCTCGACTGCACCTACTGTTATATGTTCAATTCCGAAGACAAGACCTACACGCGTGTCCCGAAGTTCATGCCCCTCGAGACAGGCCTGAAGGCGCTTGATCGTATCGCCGATTATCTCGGAGAGCATCCCGAGCGGCGCATACGCCTGGTCCTGCACGGCGGTGAACCCTCGTTGTGGCCGGAAGCCTCCATGACCCCTTTTCTGGCAGCAGCCGGTGCGCTGCGGCGGGAGACGAAGCGGCTGGGCATCGGCCTGCAGACGAATCTCTACGACTACGATGCGGCGCTGCTCAAACGGATCGCGGCAGCGGGCGGTTCCATCGGGGTAAGCCTGGACGGGCCGGCAGCCTATAACGACCGGCGCCGCGTGACAAAAGGAGGCGGCGGCAGCTACGCGCGGGTCGCGGAGAACCTGAAACGGCTGGAATCAGACGGGCTGCTCCCCTTTTTCGGCGGGGTCCTGAGCGTGGCGGACCCCGACATCCCGCCCGCGGACTATTTAGCCTGGATCAAGACGCTGCCGAAAAAGCGGGTGAGCGTACTTTGGCCCATCCACTACAACTACGACGCGCCGCCGAATCGGGATTACGGGGCGTGGTACGCCGAGCTTTTCCGGTTGTGGGCCGAGGCGGACGACCCTTCGATTGATATCCGCATCTTCCGCGACGCGATCAAGCGCATGCTGGGCTCTTCACACCACGGCGATGGTGTCGGGGGCGAAAGGCTCAACAGCGTCATCGTCAACAGCGACGGGCAGTATGAACGCCATGACTACCTGCGCTACTTTGCCGACGGCGCGGTACGGACGGACTTCAACGTCCGCGAGCACGGGCTGGAGACGGCTGCGCAGGATCCGGTCATCCGCCGCTGCGCCGATCTGCGCGAAACGCTGCCGCCGGAGTGCGTCGCCTGCGGACACTACGAGGTCTGCGGCGGGGGCTTCGTTGCGAACCGCCTCGGCGGGGAGGGCGTGGATTTTTCGCGCAAATCGGTGATGTGCGGGGATCACCAGCGCTTCTTTGACACGGTCCGTTCCTACCTCGGCTGA
- a CDS encoding YbhB/YbcL family Raf kinase inhibitor-like protein, with product MKAVMSVLLVAAAWLHAGNFTLTSSDLQGQLTMKEVFNGFGCSGENVSPALQWANAPKETKSFAVTVYDPDAPTGSGWWHWVVFNLPATVTALPSGAGNGAKGLMPKAAVQSMTSFGQAGFGGACPPVGDRPHRYVFTVYALDVAALDLDVSAMPALVGYMLNAHAIAKASLMAYYGR from the coding sequence ATGAAAGCAGTGATGAGTGTTCTGCTGGTTGCCGCCGCATGGCTGCATGCCGGAAATTTTACGCTGACAAGCAGCGATCTTCAGGGACAGCTGACCATGAAGGAGGTCTTTAACGGCTTCGGGTGCAGCGGTGAAAACGTTTCGCCGGCGCTGCAGTGGGCGAACGCGCCCAAGGAGACGAAGAGTTTTGCCGTGACCGTGTATGATCCGGATGCGCCGACGGGCAGCGGCTGGTGGCACTGGGTCGTCTTCAACCTGCCCGCAACGGTGACCGCTCTGCCTTCCGGTGCCGGGAACGGTGCCAAAGGCCTGATGCCCAAAGCAGCCGTACAGAGCATGACGAGCTTCGGACAGGCGGGCTTCGGCGGAGCCTGCCCTCCGGTCGGTGACCGTCCGCACCGCTATGTCTTCACCGTTTACGCCCTCGATGTCGCGGCCCTCGACCTGGACGTCTCGGCAATGCCGGCGCTGGTGGGGTACATGCTCAACGCCCATGCCATTGCAAAGGCGTCACTGATGGCGTACTACGGCCGCTAG
- a CDS encoding DUF2238 domain-containing protein: MGRGALLAWTVIFAGTLLWSGIAPKDRLTWVLEVAPAVIGFVVLAVTYRRFPLTPLLYWLILLHSIILMIGGHYTYAEVPFFDGLLESSRNNYDKVGHFAQGFVPALIAREVTIRLDVIRGEGWRFFFIVSFCLGLSAFYELIEWWVALLSEEAAEAFLGTQGYVWDTQSDMGYALFGALAALLMLRRWHDRQLRQHAPVRGRE; the protein is encoded by the coding sequence ATGGGACGCGGCGCGCTCCTTGCGTGGACCGTGATCTTTGCCGGGACTCTGCTCTGGTCCGGAATCGCACCGAAAGACCGCCTGACCTGGGTGCTCGAAGTCGCCCCCGCGGTCATCGGTTTTGTCGTCCTGGCCGTGACCTACCGCCGTTTCCCCCTGACGCCGCTGCTCTACTGGCTGATCCTGCTCCACAGCATCATATTAATGATCGGCGGCCACTACACCTATGCCGAAGTGCCGTTTTTCGACGGGTTGCTTGAGAGCAGCCGCAACAACTACGACAAGGTCGGCCATTTTGCCCAGGGGTTCGTACCGGCGCTGATCGCGCGGGAAGTGACGATCCGCCTGGATGTGATCCGCGGGGAGGGGTGGCGCTTCTTTTTCATCGTCAGCTTCTGCCTGGGGCTCAGCGCCTTTTACGAGCTCATCGAATGGTGGGTCGCGCTGCTCAGCGAGGAGGCCGCAGAGGCGTTCTTGGGGACACAGGGGTATGTCTGGGATACGCAGTCGGATATGGGGTACGCCCTGTTCGGCGCCCTCGCCGCGCTCCTGATGCTGCGCCGATGGCATGACCGGCAATTGCGCCAGCATGCCCCTGTCAGGGGAAGGGAGTGA
- a CDS encoding sensor domain-containing diguanylate cyclase, translating into MMVDAARLHTQVFNSIDEQIAVIDRSGTIIDVNAAWKAFGAANGIIETFACVGSNYLQVVEASVLSGDALAVEVSAGILDVLQGERADFRYEYPCHSPEKKRWFMMHVKPLEGSGNAIFVITHHDITQRHLAEEHAAFLSRHDPLTGLANRRHFNEFVQEALQRGARNGASVTLLELDLDNFKSFNDALGHPAGDDCLVKVAEVLHEHTRRADDLAARLGGDEFAVVLGGNDMEIHQETAASIRREIEALGLAFDAGKRRVTTSIGGVSSLPGPGEKVETLLAAADRMLYRAKAQGRNRVVFEPLPQGSSGE; encoded by the coding sequence ATGATGGTCGACGCTGCACGGTTGCATACGCAGGTTTTCAACTCCATTGATGAGCAGATCGCGGTCATCGACCGCAGCGGAACGATTATCGACGTTAATGCCGCCTGGAAGGCTTTCGGAGCGGCAAACGGGATCATCGAAACGTTTGCTTGCGTCGGAAGTAACTATCTTCAGGTTGTGGAGGCGTCGGTTCTTTCCGGCGATGCCCTGGCCGTTGAGGTCTCGGCGGGCATCCTGGATGTCCTTCAGGGAGAGCGGGCCGATTTCAGGTATGAGTACCCCTGCCACAGTCCGGAGAAGAAGCGCTGGTTCATGATGCACGTCAAGCCACTGGAAGGAAGTGGAAACGCGATCTTCGTCATCACGCATCACGACATTACGCAGCGGCACCTGGCGGAGGAACACGCGGCCTTCCTCTCCCGGCATGACCCGTTGACGGGCCTGGCGAACCGCCGGCACTTTAACGAATTCGTTCAGGAAGCGCTCCAGCGGGGTGCACGGAACGGCGCTTCCGTGACCTTGCTGGAATTGGATCTGGATAATTTCAAATCGTTCAATGATGCGCTCGGCCATCCTGCGGGAGATGACTGTCTGGTCAAAGTGGCCGAAGTACTGCATGAACATACCCGCAGAGCGGACGACCTGGCGGCGCGTTTGGGCGGGGACGAATTTGCCGTCGTTTTAGGTGGGAACGACATGGAAATACACCAGGAGACTGCCGCGTCGATTCGCAGGGAAATCGAGGCGCTCGGGCTTGCGTTCGACGCCGGAAAACGACGGGTGACGACAAGCATCGGCGGTGTTTCCTCGCTTCCGGGACCTGGAGAAAAGGTCGAGACGCTGCTCGCCGCAGCGGACAGGATGCTCTACCGCGCCAAGGCGCAGGGTCGCAACCGCGTGGTCTTCGAACCGTTGCCGCAGGGATCTTCAGGGGAGTGA
- a CDS encoding type III pantothenate kinase, whose protein sequence is MLLCDIGNTSFHFYDDTQGRDYREDAAAFDPAGVTLPVYYINVNASLQSRLEMLENWTDLRPCINWHDYYATMGIDRVAACEAVEEGVIVDAGSAITVDVVRGGRFQGGFIYPGVSALAETYHRISPRLDSSFNFDMQLDKMPKNTRDAISYGALGLLAKEVSGYGLPVYLTGGDASLLMPLFSTPNYEPLLLFSGMKKIIQKAGLC, encoded by the coding sequence ATGCTTTTATGTGATATCGGCAACACCTCTTTCCACTTCTACGACGATACGCAGGGGCGTGATTACCGGGAAGATGCCGCTGCATTCGATCCCGCCGGCGTGACGCTCCCCGTCTACTACATCAACGTCAATGCCTCGCTCCAGTCCCGTTTGGAGATGCTGGAGAACTGGACCGACCTGCGCCCCTGTATCAATTGGCATGACTACTATGCGACGATGGGCATCGACCGTGTTGCAGCCTGTGAAGCGGTGGAAGAGGGGGTCATTGTCGATGCCGGCAGCGCTATCACGGTCGACGTTGTGCGCGGCGGGCGTTTTCAGGGGGGATTCATCTACCCGGGGGTGTCGGCGCTCGCGGAGACCTACCACCGCATCTCTCCGCGCCTGGACAGCTCATTCAATTTTGATATGCAATTGGATAAAATGCCGAAAAATACGCGGGATGCGATCAGTTACGGTGCCCTGGGCCTTTTGGCCAAAGAGGTGTCCGGTTACGGCCTGCCGGTCTACCTCACCGGCGGGGACGCATCTCTGCTCATGCCGCTGTTCAGCACGCCGAACTATGAGCCGCTGCTGCTGTTCTCGGGCATGAAAAAGATCATTCAAAAGGCTGGACTATGTTGA
- the hisG gene encoding ATP phosphoribosyltransferase: MLTVALPKGRIAKETLEIFETIFGETFAFDDRKLILDTPNFRFLLVRNQDVATYVYHQAADIGVVGLDTLEEQGLDVIRLLDLGRGYCRVAIGMKQGEKLDLTKPEIKVATKMVNITKRYFAERAVAADVIKLYGSIELAPLVGLADMIVDIVETGTTMKQNGLEVVEEIMESTTHLIANKNSYFEKKAEILDIYEKINKVVSES, encoded by the coding sequence ATGTTGACCGTCGCGCTGCCGAAGGGCAGAATCGCCAAAGAGACCCTCGAGATTTTCGAGACGATTTTCGGAGAGACGTTCGCTTTCGACGACCGCAAGCTGATTCTCGATACGCCGAACTTCCGTTTTCTGCTGGTACGCAACCAGGACGTGGCGACTTATGTCTACCACCAGGCGGCCGATATCGGCGTCGTGGGGCTTGATACCCTCGAAGAACAGGGGCTCGACGTGATTCGCCTGCTGGACCTTGGCCGCGGCTACTGCCGCGTCGCTATCGGGATGAAGCAGGGCGAGAAGCTCGACCTCACCAAGCCGGAGATCAAGGTCGCGACGAAGATGGTCAACATCACTAAACGCTACTTCGCCGAGCGCGCCGTCGCCGCCGACGTCATCAAGCTCTACGGCTCCATCGAACTCGCCCCGCTGGTCGGGCTGGCGGATATGATCGTCGATATCGTCGAGACGGGAACGACGATGAAACAGAACGGCCTGGAGGTCGTCGAGGAGATCATGGAGTCGACGACGCACCTGATCGCCAACAAAAACAGCTACTTTGAGAAAAAAGCGGAGATCCTCGACATCTACGAAAAGATCAACAAGGTCGTCAGTGAGTCTTGA
- a CDS encoding class I SAM-dependent methyltransferase: MSLDLYAKAEHLLGIEESTERLHDLYLNTLQNYPAKSLLDIGCGRGALMQKAQEMGLACTGIDQSEVMVEAAAAKGLDVSRKGICEVEGSYDAAVAVFDVLNFLDKDGLFVFLQCVAQRLNPGGVFIADINTLHGFTDVAEGTMTNEDEEHFLAVDAYFEAEELHTQFTLFTKTSPECYAKEQSEIVQWFHPLKRFRNVPNLKLTHYKNISLYDTNDKMLLVFKAL, from the coding sequence GTGAGTCTTGACCTCTACGCGAAGGCCGAACACCTCCTCGGCATAGAGGAGTCGACCGAACGGCTGCACGATCTTTACCTGAATACCCTGCAAAACTACCCGGCAAAATCGCTGCTTGATATCGGCTGCGGCCGCGGTGCTTTGATGCAGAAAGCGCAGGAGATGGGCCTGGCATGCACGGGCATCGACCAGAGCGAAGTGATGGTGGAGGCCGCCGCGGCCAAAGGGCTTGATGTGTCGCGCAAGGGGATCTGCGAAGTCGAAGGGAGCTACGACGCCGCCGTTGCCGTTTTCGATGTGCTCAATTTCCTCGACAAGGACGGGCTTTTCGTTTTCCTTCAGTGCGTGGCGCAGCGGCTCAACCCGGGCGGGGTCTTCATCGCCGACATCAATACCCTTCACGGCTTCACGGATGTCGCGGAAGGGACGATGACGAACGAGGACGAGGAGCACTTCCTGGCCGTCGACGCCTATTTCGAAGCCGAAGAGCTGCATACGCAGTTCACCCTCTTTACGAAAACGTCGCCGGAGTGCTACGCCAAGGAGCAGTCGGAGATCGTGCAGTGGTTCCACCCCCTCAAACGGTTCCGAAACGTCCCGAACCTCAAACTGACCCACTACAAGAATATCTCGCTCTACGATACGAACGACAAGATGCTGCTGGTATTTAAAGCGCTTTAA
- a CDS encoding iron-binding protein: protein MTADVFGHKHALWLKILFTSFMLEDEAVKSELYDHAQIAFRHLRWIARALAEKGTAYTYDRDVDLGRPADTFEALKALTGAVEATMALYPASVLSSRMVTDDEYLIARLEALQERPDTNAPVTAFDRHRTLPGKSLDQPQTDALTLFLFEESYKEYELILIYAYMQNESGNLLERDIYQDLIDESQFHLKSFGNMMAQMGILALPRPLDERTYKIDDLDAFIRNGIAEEENAKEQCRSLAEAVRDEELSAFFDFINFQESYHIELMKKLLAQVSPK from the coding sequence GTGACAGCGGACGTTTTCGGGCATAAACACGCCCTCTGGCTTAAAATCCTCTTTACCTCCTTCATGCTCGAAGACGAGGCGGTCAAGTCCGAGCTCTACGACCATGCCCAGATCGCCTTCCGGCATCTGCGCTGGATCGCGCGCGCCCTGGCGGAAAAGGGAACCGCATACACCTACGACCGCGACGTCGACCTTGGTCGACCCGCCGACACGTTTGAAGCGTTGAAAGCCCTCACTGGGGCCGTCGAGGCGACCATGGCCCTCTACCCGGCTTCAGTGCTCTCGTCACGCATGGTTACCGACGACGAATACCTCATCGCAAGACTGGAGGCCCTGCAGGAACGTCCCGACACCAACGCCCCCGTGACCGCCTTCGACCGCCACCGCACCCTGCCGGGCAAATCCCTCGACCAGCCCCAGACCGACGCGCTGACCCTCTTTTTGTTCGAGGAGTCCTACAAAGAGTACGAGCTGATCCTCATCTACGCCTATATGCAGAACGAAAGCGGCAACCTGCTCGAGCGCGACATCTACCAGGACCTGATCGACGAGTCGCAGTTCCACCTGAAGTCCTTCGGGAACATGATGGCGCAGATGGGGATCCTCGCCCTGCCCCGTCCCCTGGATGAACGGACCTACAAGATCGACGATCTCGATGCCTTTATCCGCAACGGCATCGCCGAGGAGGAGAATGCCAAAGAACAGTGCCGCTCCCTCGCCGAAGCGGTCAGGGATGAGGAGCTCTCCGCCTTTTTCGACTTTATCAACTTCCAGGAGAGCTACCACATCGAACTGATGAAAAAACTGTTGGCTCAGGTATCGCCGAAATAG
- a CDS encoding iron-sulfur cluster assembly scaffold protein translates to MELSDEIIEHMMAPKNYGKLDDPGGVGIGYDERSGEYVILYLGKDTAGVNEIAFATNGCQDTVVLGSVFTEMVKGAGIDEATAIMHKMEEKVADAPEKQRACSELVLTAFNAALQNLSHRSQGGEEELHRLPIASSCATEETK, encoded by the coding sequence ATGGAACTGAGCGACGAGATCATCGAACATATGATGGCGCCGAAAAACTACGGCAAACTGGATGACCCGGGCGGGGTCGGCATAGGCTACGACGAACGAAGCGGCGAGTATGTCATCCTGTACCTGGGCAAGGACACCGCTGGGGTCAACGAGATCGCCTTTGCGACCAACGGCTGTCAGGACACGGTCGTGCTCGGTTCCGTCTTTACCGAAATGGTCAAAGGCGCGGGCATCGACGAAGCCACCGCGATCATGCACAAGATGGAGGAGAAGGTCGCCGACGCCCCCGAAAAGCAGCGGGCCTGCTCGGAGCTCGTTCTGACGGCGTTCAACGCCGCCCTGCAGAACCTGTCACACCGGTCTCAGGGCGGGGAGGAGGAGCTGCACCGGCTCCCCATTGCCAGCAGCTGCGCCACGGAGGAGACGAAGTGA
- a CDS encoding YgiQ family radical SAM protein: MQRRGWEQLDVILVSGDAYIDSPFIGVAMVGRILEREGYRVGIIGQPDIESAEEISRLGEPRLFWGVSGGSVDSMVSNYTATKKFRNSDDYTPGGKNNKRPDRATLVYTNLIRRHFKHTAPIVLGGIEASLRRITHYDYWSNKLRKPILFDAKADYLIYGMGEIALLDLTHALEKGESPTTVRGVCHISKTPEPDYIQLPSHAECLKEKERYIDMFQYFYDNNDPISAKGLCEEVDGRYLIQNPPCDYLSEPEMDGLSAMPFTRELHPYHRQEGEVKCLETIKFSIMTHQGCWGECNFCAIGVHQGRTIRTRSEASIVGEAKAFTAYNDFKGIISDVGGPTANMYGYECNKKLKLGTCDHQRCVDSRHLCSSMKVDHSRNINLLRQVRAVPGIKKAFVASGIRYDLINEDKQHGYDYLKELVRHHISGQMKVAPEHTQQHVLDLMGKPGKQTLIDFKKLYDKLNADEGKKQFLTYYLIAAHPGCTEADMHELKRFTSEELKMNPEQAQVFTPTPGTWSSVMYYTEMDPETRKKIFVEKDTRRKEKQKEIVVKKQQFRSGFAS; encoded by the coding sequence ATGCAGCGCCGCGGCTGGGAACAGCTTGATGTCATCCTCGTCAGCGGGGACGCCTATATTGATTCGCCCTTTATCGGCGTGGCGATGGTGGGGCGCATTCTTGAGCGCGAAGGGTACCGTGTCGGCATCATCGGCCAGCCGGACATCGAGAGCGCCGAAGAGATCAGCCGCCTCGGGGAGCCCCGGCTCTTCTGGGGGGTGAGCGGCGGAAGCGTCGACTCGATGGTCTCCAACTATACGGCGACGAAGAAGTTCCGCAACAGCGACGACTATACTCCCGGCGGCAAAAACAACAAGCGTCCCGACCGCGCGACCCTGGTCTATACGAACCTGATCCGCCGCCATTTCAAACATACGGCACCGATCGTTCTGGGCGGAATCGAAGCGAGCCTGCGCCGCATCACCCACTACGACTACTGGAGCAACAAGCTGCGCAAACCGATCCTCTTTGACGCCAAGGCGGACTATCTCATTTACGGGATGGGGGAGATCGCCCTGCTGGACCTGACGCATGCTCTGGAAAAGGGCGAAAGTCCGACGACGGTACGCGGGGTCTGTCATATCTCCAAAACGCCGGAGCCCGATTACATTCAGCTCCCTTCCCACGCCGAGTGTCTGAAGGAGAAGGAGCGCTACATCGATATGTTCCAGTACTTCTACGACAACAACGACCCCATCTCCGCCAAGGGGCTCTGCGAGGAGGTCGACGGCCGCTACCTGATCCAGAATCCGCCCTGCGACTACCTCAGCGAGCCGGAGATGGACGGCCTCTCCGCCATGCCCTTTACGCGGGAGCTGCACCCCTATCACAGGCAAGAGGGTGAGGTGAAGTGCCTGGAGACGATCAAATTCTCCATCATGACCCACCAGGGGTGCTGGGGCGAATGCAACTTCTGCGCCATCGGCGTGCACCAGGGGCGCACCATCCGTACCCGCTCGGAGGCCTCCATCGTCGGCGAGGCAAAGGCCTTTACCGCGTACAATGATTTCAAGGGGATCATCTCCGACGTCGGGGGGCCGACGGCGAACATGTACGGCTACGAGTGTAACAAAAAGCTCAAACTCGGCACCTGTGACCACCAGCGCTGCGTCGATTCGCGCCACCTCTGCTCCTCCATGAAGGTGGACCATTCGCGCAACATCAACCTGCTGCGCCAGGTGCGGGCTGTGCCGGGGATCAAGAAGGCCTTTGTCGCTTCGGGCATCCGCTACGACCTGATCAACGAGGACAAACAACACGGCTACGACTACCTGAAAGAGCTGGTACGCCACCATATTTCCGGGCAGATGAAGGTGGCACCGGAGCACACACAGCAGCACGTTCTCGACCTGATGGGCAAGCCGGGCAAGCAGACGCTGATCGATTTTAAAAAGCTTTATGATAAACTAAACGCAGATGAGGGAAAAAAGCAGTTTTTGACGTACTATCTTATTGCAGCACACCCGGGCTGTACGGAAGCGGACATGCATGAGCTGAAGCGCTTCACGTCCGAAGAGCTCAAGATGAATCCGGAACAGGCGCAGGTGTTTACGCCGACGCCGGGGACGTGGTCATCGGTGATGTATTATACGGAGATGGATCCGGAGACCCGGAAAAAGATCTTTGTCGAAAAAGATACGCGCCGCAAAGAGAAGCAAAAAGAGATCGTCGTTAAAAAACAGCAGTTCAGGAGCGGTTTCGCCAGTTAA
- a CDS encoding sensor histidine kinase — MALFGKLFKKKEPSRPEVVPVEAVELQDAPFNLNDTLRDVANILSLDAQEKRISIVYRMKKNVPSAVIGDRYKLSRLLSDIIGNAIDFTDKREDVVVQISRNESNDEALELHFEVIDYGVGMDETIVEENLMPMLTSDTPAAAFEIRGSGLQRARDIVHAMQGSIRLSSRPKKGTRVNFHLLLSAENLKEKRHYRLPNKEGVGRKTLVVDNDIGSAKAVVPMLEYFRHDVSVGNVADLAFMESYDIVMVSSEYWSDELYADIQKLGDACPKIVMIESMINHQEVEERALEYVDWLIYKPFTQQFVFEMLVALYSDALSTAPEEPEAAAPETPAVEEAVKEEARPEPHVPEEVAPAADTAKAKAVSAVEAFLNGTVMAGEQNERSVYCKSAHQFFVAADGLAHCGNDYTAFVEKLKEAIWKYVKADRVIMGMIGQGQLGEAAEYCVKMKQSLAELGVYKLACLADLLEAACRERNAEEIEALTNAIGFILKQTISSLDQFIEQSKYKIR, encoded by the coding sequence TTGGCACTGTTTGGAAAGCTATTTAAGAAAAAAGAGCCCTCGAGGCCGGAAGTTGTCCCGGTCGAGGCGGTCGAATTGCAAGACGCCCCGTTCAACCTCAACGATACGTTGCGCGATGTCGCGAATATCCTCTCCCTTGATGCGCAGGAGAAGCGCATCTCCATCGTTTACCGGATGAAAAAGAATGTCCCTTCCGCGGTCATCGGAGACCGCTACAAGCTTTCCCGTCTACTGAGCGACATCATCGGGAATGCGATCGATTTTACCGATAAGCGCGAAGATGTCGTCGTCCAGATCAGCCGGAACGAAAGCAATGACGAGGCGCTGGAGCTCCATTTCGAGGTGATCGATTACGGGGTCGGGATGGACGAGACGATCGTCGAAGAGAACCTGATGCCGATGCTGACCAGCGACACCCCGGCCGCGGCGTTTGAGATCCGCGGCAGCGGGCTGCAGCGCGCCCGTGACATCGTGCACGCGATGCAGGGCAGCATCCGTCTGAGCAGCCGGCCGAAGAAAGGGACGCGAGTCAATTTCCATCTGCTCCTTTCCGCCGAAAACCTCAAGGAAAAACGCCACTACCGTCTGCCGAATAAAGAAGGCGTCGGGCGCAAGACCCTGGTCGTCGACAACGATATCGGCAGTGCGAAGGCCGTGGTGCCGATGCTGGAATACTTCCGTCACGACGTGAGCGTCGGCAATGTGGCGGACCTGGCCTTCATGGAGTCGTACGATATCGTCATGGTCTCCTCCGAATACTGGAGCGACGAACTCTATGCGGATATCCAGAAGCTGGGGGACGCATGCCCGAAGATCGTGATGATCGAAAGTATGATCAACCACCAGGAGGTCGAGGAGCGCGCCCTCGAGTACGTCGACTGGCTCATCTATAAGCCCTTCACCCAGCAGTTCGTCTTCGAGATGCTGGTGGCGCTCTACTCCGATGCGCTGAGCACGGCTCCAGAGGAGCCGGAGGCCGCGGCGCCGGAAACACCTGCCGTCGAGGAGGCCGTCAAGGAAGAGGCGCGCCCCGAGCCGCACGTTCCGGAAGAGGTCGCTCCGGCAGCCGATACGGCAAAAGCGAAAGCCGTTTCAGCGGTGGAGGCCTTCCTCAACGGGACGGTCATGGCCGGCGAGCAGAATGAGCGCAGCGTCTATTGCAAATCTGCCCACCAGTTTTTTGTGGCGGCGGACGGATTGGCCCACTGCGGCAATGACTATACGGCCTTTGTCGAAAAACTCAAAGAGGCGATCTGGAAGTATGTCAAGGCCGACCGCGTGATCATGGGGATGATCGGGCAGGGGCAGCTCGGGGAGGCGGCGGAGTACTGCGTCAAGATGAAGCAGTCCCTTGCCGAACTCGGTGTGTATAAACTCGCCTGCCTCGCCGATCTGCTTGAGGCGGCGTGCCGGGAGCGGAATGCGGAGGAGATAGAGGCATTGACGAATGCCATCGGATTTATTCTCAAACAGACGATTTCGTCCCTCGATCAGTTCATCGAACAGTCGAAATACAAAATCCGTTAG